TACAACTCGATATTATTCGGCTCTGGATCTGCTACGAATTCAAACCCATTCACCGCTTCAATCAACATATGCTGCTGTTGTTTTTCAAGCTTGAGTTCTGCATTAAGCAGTTCCTCGCGTATTGTGGCGTAATCACTTAACGTATTCTGATTAATTTTTAAATAGCTACGTGCGGCGCGCAGAGGCTGTAATGCGTGAGTATCAAAATCACTAGTTACATTTATTAACTCATTTAGCTGTTGGGCATTAATACTTAACTTTAATGAATCTAAATAAAGCAGTAATAAGCATAAATTGACGTTTTTTCCTTGCTGGTTTTGTAGTGCCAGCAAGGTTGTTTGTTGCCCAGGCTTTGCGTACAAGGTGCACGCAAATTGCCAAAAATGGTCGCTATTGAGCAAGTTCATCGGCGAAGGCCTGTTCTTTTTCTTCCATTTCTTCAAGTGCCATCAGTAGCTCTTCTTCAACGTCGTTAAGCTTAGGTGTAAGCGTTGCTTGCTTGGCCAATAATTCTTTTAGCTTGGCTTTGTTATCGTCGTTGTAGAGTTCGTTATCACCTAGTGCGGCTTCTACTTCGTTAAGCTCTGCTGAGTATTTATCTAACTGCTTTTCAAGCTTTTCAATTTGCTTTTTAAGTGGTTGAATTGCTTTTCTAAACTCGGCTTCTAGGCGCTTTTGTTCTTT
This sequence is a window from Pseudoalteromonas aliena SW19. Protein-coding genes within it:
- a CDS encoding TIGR02444 family protein, with product MNLLNSDHFWQFACTLYAKPGQQTTLLALQNQQGKNVNLCLLLLYLDSLKLSINAQQLNELINVTSDFDTHALQPLRAARSYLKINQNTLSDYATIREELLNAELKLEKQQQHMLIEAVNGFEFVADPEPNNIELY